From Portunus trituberculatus isolate SZX2019 chromosome 50, ASM1759143v1, whole genome shotgun sequence, the proteins below share one genomic window:
- the LOC123499972 gene encoding piggyBac transposable element-derived protein 4-like, giving the protein MASSLSFESDSEGDLAHLEELQGSDDNETQSEGFISDSDEEYLPENDSEASSYEEESDGSVDDADRPRSPALPAPLHAFTLMADPFADQRPGTVPVLTEDFSGVHPDVPRNDMSALDCFELFMSDEVIQSLCLWTNVRATKFFRDNPTINPNKFMRKKWLDVTKDEMNVFLCLQLLMGVNKLPKIADYWSLSVLCQGPPVFTAAVMSRNRFSQIQRFIRYSHPDDSKKEDPMTRLSSFFNMLREKTTKYFSAGENFAVDESLILYKGRLRFRQYIKTKRKRFGLKLFSLCPSSPKARGYTWNFSLYSHRLYDEMLDNPELSALSKSERVPVYLMLDLLNKGRHVVLDNWYSSLHLAEFLLERGTLTTGTIRPNRGVPPIMKNESLSRGQALFSRKDEILQVKFRDTKYVHVITTKYEAGFVERTRVLKGGKQEFIKKPSPIQRYNEQMG; this is encoded by the coding sequence ATGGCGTCCTCATTATCGTTTGAGAGTGATTCAGAGGGTGACCTGGCTCATTTAGAGGAGTTACAAGGATCAGACGATAATGAAACTCAATCAGAAGGCTTCATAAGTGACTCAGatgaggaatatttgccagaGAATGACAGTGAGGCTAGTAGTTACGAGGAAGAGAGTGATGGAAGTGTTGACGATGCAGACAGGCCACGCAGCCCAGCACTGCCGGCTCCCCTGCACGCCTTCACTCTCATGGCTGATCCCTTTGCTGATCAGCGTCCTGGCACTGTTCCTGTCCTAACTGAGGACTTTTCTGGCGTTCATCCTGATGTACCAAGGAATGACATGAGTGCTTTGGACTGCTTCGAGCTATTCATGTCAGACGAGGTGATACAGTCGCTGTGTTTGTGGACGAATGTCCGTGCAACCAAGTTCTTCAGGGACAACCCAACAATAAATCCCAACAAGTTTATGCGAAAAAAGTGGCTTGATGTCACAAAGGATGAGATGAATGTCTTCTTATGTCTGCAGCTACTGATGGGAGTCAACAAGTTGCCAAAGATAGCAGACTATTGGAGTCTCTCTGTGCTCTGCCAGGGCCCCCCTGTGTTCACAGCTGCTGTAATGAGTAGGAATAGGTTTTCTCAGATCCAACGGTTCATTCGTTACTCACATCCTGATGACAGCAAGAAAGAAGACCCAATGACCAGACTTTCATCATTCTTCAACATGCTGAGGGAGAAAACCACCAAGTACTTCTCCGCTGGGGAGAATTTTGCTGTTGATGAGAGTCTTATTCTCTACAAAGGGCGGCTTCGCTTTCGCCAGTAtataaaaacgaaaaggaagcgGTTTGGCCTCAAGCTTTTCTCCCTCTGCCCCAGCTCCCCCAAGGCCAGAGGTTATACCTGGAACTTTAGTTTGTACAGCCATCGTCTCTATGATGAGATGCTGGATAATCCAGAGTTATCAGCCTTGTCTAAGTCTGAAAGAGTGCCAGTATATTTGATGCTGGACCTTCTGAATAAAGGACGTCATGTAGTACTCGACAACTGGTACTCTTCACTTCACCTTGCTGAGTTTTTGCTGGAGAGGGGCACACTAACCACAGGAACTATACGCCCAAACAGAGGAGTCCCACCTATTATGAAAAATGAGTCTCTAAGCAGAGGTCAAGCACTGTTTTCCAGGAAAGATGAAATTCTCCAAGTAAAATTCAGAGATACCAAGTATGTGCACGTCATCACAACAAAGTATGAAGCAGGGTTTGTAGAGAGGACTCGTGTCCTGAAGGGAGGAAAGCAGGAGTTCATCAAGAAACCATCACCAATTCAGAGATATAATGAGCAGATGGGGTAG